One segment of Macrotis lagotis isolate mMagLag1 chromosome 1, bilby.v1.9.chrom.fasta, whole genome shotgun sequence DNA contains the following:
- the SUPT5H gene encoding transcription elongation factor SPT5 isoform X3 has product MSDSEDSNFSEEEEEDSEHSSEEAEEVEQVEEERRSVAGSEKEEEPEEEEEEEEEEEYDEEEEEEDDDRPPKKPRHGGFILDEADVDDEYEDEDQWEDGAEDILEKASNIDNVVLDEDRSGARRLQNLWRDQREEELGEYYMKKYAKSSVGETVYGGSDELSDDITQQQLLPGVKDPNLWTVKCKIGEERATAIALMRKFIAYQFTDTPLQIKSVVAPEHVKGYIYVEAYKQTHVKQAIEGVGNLRLGYWNQQMVPIKEMTDVLKVVKEVTNLKPKSWVRLKRGIYKDDIAQVDYVEPSQNTISLKMIPRIDYDRIKARMSLKDWFAKRKKFKRPPQRLFDAEKIRSLGGDVASDGDFLIFEGNRYSRKGFLFKSFAMSAVITEGVKPTLSELEKFEDQPEGIDLEVVTESTGKEREHNFQPGDNVEVCEGELINLQGKILSVDGNKITIMPKHEDLKDMLEFPAQELRKYFKMGDHVKVIAGRFEGDTGLIVRVEENFVILFSDLTMHELKVLPRDLQLCSETASGVDVGGQHEWGELVQLDPQTVGVIVRLERETFQVLNMYGKVVTLRHQAVTRKKDNRFAVALDSEQNNIHVKDIVKVIDGPHSGREGEIRHLFRGFAFLHCKKLVENGGMFVCKTRHLVLAGGSKPRDVTNFTVGGFAPMSPRISSPMHPSAGGQRGGFGSPGAGGMSRGRGRRDNDLIGQTVRISQGPYKGYIGVVKDATESTARVELHSTCQTISVDRQRLTTVGSRRPGGMTSAYGRTPMYGSQTPMYVQGSRTPMYSSQTPLHDGSRTPHYGSQTPLHDGSRTPAQSGAWDPNNPNTPSRAEEEYEYAFDDEPTPSPQAYGGTPNPQTPGYPDPSSPQVNAQYNPQTPGTPAMYNTDQFSPYAAPSPQGSYQPSPQSYHQVAPSPAGYQNTHSPASYHPTPSPMAYQASPSPSPVGYSPMTPGAPSPGGYNPHTPGSGIEQNSSDWVTTDIQVKVRDTYLDSQVVGQTGVIRSVTGGMCSVYLKDSEKVVSISSEHLEPITPTKSNKVKVILGEDREATGDLLSIDGEDGIVRMDLDEQLKILNLRFLGKLLEA; this is encoded by the exons CTTCCAACATTGACAATGTTGTTCTGGATGAGGACCGCTCTGGGGCTCGACGCCTCCAAAATCTCTGGAG GGATCAGAGAGAGGAGGAGCTTGGCGAGTATTACATGAAGAAATACGCTAAGTCATCTGTAGGAGAAAC TGTATATGGAGGGTCTGATGAACTCTCAGATGACATCACTCAACAGCAGCTGCTGCCTGGAGTCAA gGACCCCAATCTGTGGACTGTGAAATGCAAG ATTGGGGAGGAACGAGCCACAGCAATTGCCCTCATGAGAAAGTTCATTGCCTACCAGTTCACTGACACA CCATTGCAGATCAAGTCCGTGGTGGCCCCAGAACATGTCAAGGGCTACATCTATGTGGAGGCCTACAAGCAGACCCACGTGAAACAGGCCATTGAGGGGGTGGGCAACCTGCGCCTGGGCTACTGGAACCAGCAGATGGTGCCCATCAAGGAAATGACAGATGTGCTCAAGGTGGTCAAGGAGGTCACCAATCTTAAACCCAAGTCCTGGGTCCGTCTCAAGAGGGGCATCTACAAGGATGATATTGCCCAG GTGGATTATGTAGAGCCTAGCCAGAATACCATCTCCCTCAAGATGATTCCTCGGATTGACTATGACCGCATCAAAGCCCGAATGAGCCTG AAAGACTGGTTTGCCAAGAGGAAAAAGTTCAAGAGACCCCCACAACGATTGTTTGATGCTGAAAAGATACG TTCCCTGGGAGGAGATGTTGCCTCTGATGGTGATTTCCTGATCTTTGAGGGGAACCGCTACAGCCGGAAAGGCTTCCTGTTCAAGAGCTTTGCCATGTCGGCAGTG atCACAGAGGGTGTGAAGCCCACACTGTCAGAGCTGGAAAAATTTGAGGACCAGCCAGAGGGAATTGACCTTGAGGTGGTGACCGAGAGCACAG GGAAAGAACGGGAACACAACTTCCAGCCTGGGGACAATGTGGAAGTGTGCGAAGGTGAGCTGATCAACCTTCAGGGCAAGATCCTGAGTGTGGATGGCAACAAGATCACCATTATGCCCAAGCACGAGGACCTCAAG GACATGCTGGAGTTCCCGGCCCAGGAGCTGCGGAAATACTTCAAGATGGGGGACCACGTGAAAGTGATTGCTGGGAGATTTGAGGGTGACACAGGGCTCATCGTGCGTGTGGAAGAAAACTTTGTGATCCTTTTCTCTGATCTGACCATGCATGAG CTAAAAGTACTTCCTAGGGACCTGCAGCTGTGCTCAGAGACAGCCTCAGGGGTGGATGTGGGCGGCCAGCACGAATGGGGTGAGCTGGTGCAGCTGGACCCCCAGACCGTGGGAGTTATTGTTCGTCTGGAGCGAGAGACCTTCCAG GTCCTGAACATGTATGGGAAGGTAGTTACGCTTCGGCATCAGGCAGTGACTCGCAAGAAGGACAATCGCTTTGCTGTGGCCTTGGATTCTGAGCAGAACAATATTCACGTCAAAGACATTGTGAAAGTCATTGATGGCCCCCATTCG gGCAGAGAGGGAGAGATCAGGCATCTATTCCGAGGATTTGCATTTCTCCACTGCAAGAAGCTGGTGGAAAATGGCGGCATGTTTGTCTGCAAGACCCGCCATTTGGTGTTGGCTGGGGGCTCCAAA CCTCGAGATGTCACAAACTTCACTGTGGGAGGCTTTGCACCTATGAGCCCTCGAATTAGCAGCCCCATGCACCCCAGCGCCGGAG GTCAACGGGGAGGGTTTGGGAGTCCTGGTGCTGGTGGCATGAGCCGGGGCCGAGGCCGAAGAGACAATGACCTGATTGGGCAGACTGTGCGTATCTCACAGGGTCCCTATAAAG GCTATATTGGGGTAGTGAAGGACGCCACTGAGTCCACGGCCCGTGTAGAGCTTCACTCGACCTGCCAGACCATTTCTGTGGATCGCCAGCGGCTCACCACCGT TGGCTCCAGGCGTCCTGGGGGCATGACTTCGGCCTATGGACGTACCCCAATGTATGGGTCTCAGACACCCATGTATGTCCAGGGCTCCCGTACCCCCATGTACAGCTCACAGACCCCTCTGCATGATG GCAGCCGCACTCCACATTATGGTTCCCAGACCCCCCTTCACGATGGCAGCCGTACACCAGCCCAAAGTGGTGCCTGGGACCCCAACAACCCCAACACACCATCCAG GGCAGAGGAAGAATATGAGTATGCCTTTGATGATGAGCCCACCCCATCCCCACAGGCCTATGGTGGGACACCGAATCCCCAAACCCCAGGGTATCCAGATCCTTCGTCTCCACAGGTCAATGCCCAGTACAACCCACAGACTCCTGGAACTCCTGCCAT GTACAACACGGACCAGTTTTCCCCCTATGCAGCCCCCTCGCCACAAGGCTCCTACCAGCCCAGTCCCCAGAGTTACCACCAGGTGGCACCGAGTCCTGCCGGCTACCAGAATACCCACTCGCCTGCCAGCTACCACCCCACCCCCTCGCCCATGGCTTACCAG GCTAGTCCTAGCCCTAGTCCTGTGGGCTATAGTCCAATGACCCCGGGGGCACCTTCGCCCGGTGGCTACAACCCTCATACGCCAGGCTCAGGTATCGAGCAGAATTCCAGTGACTGGGTGACCACGGACATCCAGGTGAAAGTGCGAGACACCTACTTGGACAGCCAAGTGGTTGGTCAGACGGGCGTCATCCGAAGCGTCACA GGAGGTATGTGTTCTGTGTATCTGAAAGACAGCGAGAAGGTGGTCAGCATCTCCAGTGAACACCTGGAGCCCATCACTCCTACCAAGAGCAACAAG gtgaAGGTGATCCTAGGGGAGGACCGTGAGGCCACGGGGGACCTGCTGAGTATCGACGGGGAGGACGGCATCGTGCGGATGGACCTGGACGAGCAGCTCAAAATCCTCAATCTCCGGTTTCTAGGGAAGCTCTTGGAAGCCTAG